AgcatgcgtggctacacctgcaatatatatcctctctgcgacaaaacataccatcaaatctaatagTGTTGAACTTAAGGAATTTCCTATCGAcaattaacccaaaatcctcaaaaaaATCACTGCATTAACCCAAAAATTgtttccaaaaatttgaaattaatccTCATAATATCGAAAATTGCAAAGTAGCCCctaaaagtttcaaaaatttcacTTTGGTCCTTAAATTAACGTTTATTACAATTGGGTCCCTAAAATTGCTCAAATCAAACAATTAAATTCTTCATTCCAATTAgatagagcatgcatcctaattccTTCTACGTTATCAATCCCAAAAAGAACTCCTCATACAAGCATAAAATCCATGCAATTGTAcggtaaattaaaatcttaaacaaaagAATTACCAGTAATCTGCGTCGAGTCTGGCTCTGCAtcggcctcctcggcatgcatcacataggcTCGGCCAGTAGTGGGGCCCGTGTTCACTGGGCAGTCCGCTGCTTTGTGGCCCTCCTATCCACAAACGAAGCATTTGAAGGTCCCCCATAAGCACCTGCCGTCATGGAACTTGCTGCATTGCGGGCATGGATTTCTGTCATCTGAATTAGGCGCCCCTGGTGCCTGAGGAGGTCTCTGCTACTAGGGCCTTCTAAACTGAccttggggcttctgctgcctcGGTGGCCCTGAGAACTGTTTCTTCTGAGGCTGGGAACTGGACTTTGTCTGATGCCgcttcctctgcatctcaaagtcTATATCCCGCAGAGCCTGCTCCGCCTAAAAAGCGACAGGCGACGGCCTCATCGTAACCTGCCGGCCTCATCAGCATGACATCCCGACGGAGGGTGGATCTAAATCCATCCAAAAAGTGCCGCAGCTTCTGATTGGCATCTCTcgctatcatgggcacaaaatggcagcccctatcaaacttgAGGATAAACTCTGCCACAGATGAGTCCCCATGACAGAGACTCATAAACGCTCTCGTCAGGCGGCCACTGAAGTCAGCTGGAAAGTATTTTCCATAGAACAAATCCTTGAACCTGGCCCAATTAAGGGTAGCCAAGTCCACAGCATGagcggctccctcccaccaacGGGACGCATCGTATCTCAACATATAGATGGCACACCTGGCCCGGTCGCCATCTTTCATCTGTAGATACTCAAAGTGCAGCTCCAGAGAtcgaatccatccctctgctaaGAATGGATCAATAGtgcccccgaactccttcgggttaagTCGCATGAACTGCTCAAAAACGTCTACCTAAGGCCTAGGAGCCTGCTTTACCTGCTCCAGTAGCCTAGCCATAACCTCCATAACTCGGGTAGCTAGGTCCCCTGgcggtggtggcggtggaggtCCTCTGCCACCCCCCAGGAATCTCATCCTGCCTATATTCATTGGGAGCAcgtctcggaggcatatctgaacaCAGTCCAATTTATAAACATAACACATCATGCaattaatttagtttttaaaacagtaaatccttaaataaaaaaattagttaaaCATATACCGTAGAtcatcataaatcgtaaatcatgcaaacatgcaggtgataacagtaaatcatttaaaacatttaaatcataaaagcttacagatttgaggtttgaagactgagcggcaaAAGCTGGCGGCGGTACAACcatatacaggacccttgctctaataccaactcaaacgtctactattttaaaattgcggaagtatttttatatatataaagctcacattttgaaaataagcatttaaataaattccaCGCATGCATTCCTactgaaaatatcattttacaatAATCGTAAGTATTACCAATAAAATATCATGCGAAATAAGCGAATAAAAATCCTAACATCCAACAGTGAAAACAACAGCGTATAAAAATACTCATATCCTctcaatatcataaaatcgtaaatttgTAGAAAAACATGAGGTtctcgggtcgtgtcgcccaTCGGGTCTCCCCTCGatatcaaactcacctgcatcacacatgcccagtgagtctaaagactcaatacagcTGTACcagaataacaagtacataaacatggcacacagcagtgaaaaataccatactAGACAAACCTTTCAAGAACTTTCAAAAGCCTAACATAAACGTAccgtgtaaaatcatgacgtgtcaaaacaaCTCATccttaatcatcattcatcagtcatcaatcatcatttatcattttcttTAGTGAATTCCGTTTATTAGATGTGACTATcatacatcatcatttacgatggatccatcatataTAGAACCgaggtacccggcggctgtcggacatcagtgacaagattacccatccactgtgacTAGACCTCATCATCAACATTTACATATATgtcttaagcatttacatatacttcgatagccacaactaattcccatcattcaaaatatcatcattttcattacttataaaaatcatgcacatttagaattttccttaaaacaagcatgcaacgtacattatcataaattcttaaaaattgtgatcatgatgcataaaaatttaaaatatgatgaaAAATGTGCTCGGGGCGCTGTcaagaccaaaatctcaccccaggtgcaaaacgaccattttgcccctggaaacccaaaacgACCATTTACCCTCGGACCTTTAAAATTTGACCCGAAGATTaacaaactccttaaaacatcccaaaacttattaaaagtatttcttagacgtaaacttgagcCCAAATACAAAAATTAACCGAATCGTTTTAAAAATCGGACCGAAGTCTCGATTTTAACTCGAATAGAACCGAAATTCAACTAAATATTTCTCAACTTTTTAACCTCCCTAATACACATATAAAAGGTCTTAAAAGCCTCAAACCCGATCCTTAGACCATCGAATCAAAGGCCAGCGAGCTGCTGAAAAAAGTTTCGAGAACCAACTTCCCCTATTCTCGGCTCTAACTTGCTAACCACCCAAACCAACCTCAAACCAAACCACTAGGGACCAAGAacagaccctactggaccttcCTTACCCACGGactcagccccatgcacgctaCAACCTGCTAAGAGCCGAGAAACAATCCAAGCCATCACCCGCTACTTTACCCCTTGCGCTTGCACTCGATTCGAACGGCCTTGAGGAAAGGTCCAGCAGCGGTCAAGCCTCTCTAAGCCGTGTCTCAAGCCCACCAGGGCTTGGTCAATGGCTTTTTTAAGCCCTTGCACCGCCGTCTCGGCCTCTCACGCGATCCCTACCAAAAACGAGAACCCCTTCGCCCCTACACCTCTCGGCCCTCTCCCAAACACACCCAAACCTTACACTAGCCTCACGACTCCACCATAATCTCCAGAACAACCATTTAGCATCAATAAAACAGCATCCCCTTGCACAATTCCTGAAAACGTGAGTATTTAACAACACCATGTAATATTTATGACAAGTTTTAAACCAAAAACACTACCGCATGCAAGATCTTTAAACTTTCAAACACACACAATATTTCCATAATATAATGGCGTGTATGAAGAGAAATTGGAAGATACAAACGTACCTTGAGTAATTCTACGCAAGAACGTCGAAAAACGAGTGTCGGGGAAGCGCATGAGAGATTTATCTTGCAAGAAAAAGATGTGGCCGAAGTCTTGCTGCTGAAACCGAGAGATTATGGCTGAGAGGAGGGGGTGTCGGCTGGTGAAAAAAatattaggtttaggtttaggtgttaattaaatattaaaataaactttAATGGGCCAACAATTATCATTTAAAAACTTAAACAGAGTTTTGAGCCCACTAAGATTAAAAATGGGTCCATCAAGCCCAAACACACCCCCGGAAAATATtccattttaataattttttgaaaatattacccgaaTTCTCCGAAAGTCCTCTATTTCGCTAAAATTTACGTACTGCTGAAAAATATGCCCTGGcggataaaaatacccaacaaagcccatttcttgaaaaaacatttaaaacatcttatattaattaataaaaacaataatcatgtaataaaaaataatttcctgaaaattctccggtctccagTTCTCGTTCGAgagcgaaatgcatctagaaaccctaatacatgaactttaaaatttcatgaaataaattctatcattcaataattatgcataaaatgaataaaaataattaaacacataatttaaataaaatcctagatttcatgcattcaagttacgtgaattaaattcctggaccttacattaatgttgcatgatttatgattcgcattattttaaatttttaaatgtttattttttgtatgttaaaatgttttgttgagttttatgtttcagacgAATATTTGACACGAGAACGCGAAAAGAGGGCGGAGACGATTTAGAAGATTTATGAGTATTGTGGTATTTTaattcaagtcaagaaaattggtattttaaatgatttatgagattttaagcattttaaaaactaatttaatttattaggtgattttaatattttaagcttttcaaaaatactaatttgaatttgagaattttaatcttgaaaatttagtattcatttattttattaaatcttttaGTGAGATAAAATAGTTagattagtattttatttagcatGTTCATTggttattagtatttttattaaactAATTAACTCCCtagtcacacacacacacatcggCACATActacacacacacttacac
This window of the Primulina tabacum isolate GXHZ01 chromosome 4, ASM2559414v2, whole genome shotgun sequence genome carries:
- the LOC142541905 gene encoding uncharacterized protein LOC142541905; translated protein: MRLNPKEFGGTIDPFLAEGWIRSLELHFEYLQMKDGDRARCAIYMLRYDASRWWEGAAHAVDLATLNWARFKDLFYGKYFPADFSGRLTRAFMSLCHGDSSVAEFILKFDRGCHFVPMIARDANQKLRHFLDGFRSTLRRDVMLMRPAGYDEAVACRFLGGAGSAGYRL